A section of the Oryza sativa Japonica Group chromosome 1, ASM3414082v1 genome encodes:
- the LOC107278642 gene encoding uncharacterized protein: MANLFLKQAKQYAATRPAYPPELFDFIASKTARHDLAWDVGTGSGQAIPPLAKLYKDVVGTDTSAQQLSYAPRLPNVRYVHTPPDLPLDGIHAAVAPPGSVDLVTVAQAFHWLDLPRFYAQVRSVLRAPQPQQAAGVLAAWCYTEPCVDAAVDDAFWRLYNGSQPYWAPNRRLVDDRYSGVDFPFDPVDGEAHTGPFEFSTERRMDLDGYLAYITSWSAYQTAKEKGVELLDEATVRGFADAWGGDRVEVKTVRYPIFLRIGKVRTE; the protein is encoded by the exons ATGGCGAACCTGTTCCTGAAGCAGGCGAAGCAGTacgcggcgacgcggccggccTACCCACCGGAGCTCTTCGACTTCATCGCCTCTAAGACGGCCCGTCACGACCTTGCTTGGGACGTCGGCACCGGCAGCGGCCAGGCCATCCCGCCG CTGGCGAAGCTGTACAAGGACGTGGTGGGCACGGACACGAGCGCGCAGCAGCTGTCCtacgcgccgcgcctccccaaCGTGCGCTACGTCCACACGCCGCCGGACCTCCCCCTCGACGGcatccacgccgccgtcgcgccgccgggcTCCGTCGACCTCGTCACCGTGGCGCAGGCCTTCCACTGGCTCGACCTGCCGCGCTTCTACGCGCAGGTCCGCTCCGTCCTGcgcgcgccgcagccgcagcaggCGGCGGGGGTGCTCGCGGCCTGGTGCTACACCGAGCCCtgcgtcgacgccgccgtggaCGACGCCTTCTGGCGCCTCTACAACGGGTCGCAGCCGTACTGGGCGCCCAACCGGCGGCTGGTCGACGACCGGTACAGCGGCGTGGACTTCCCCTTCGACcccgtcgacggcgaggcgcaCACGGGCCCGTTCGAGTTCTCGACGGAGCGGCGCATGGACCTCGACGGCTACCTCGCCTACATCACGTCGTGGTCGGCGTACCAGACGGCCAAGGAGAAAGGCGTCGAGCTGCTCGACGAGGCGACGGTGCGCGGGTTCGCCGACGCGTGGGGCGGCGACAGGGTGGAGGTGAAGACGGTGAGGTACCCAATCTTCCTCAGGATCGGCAAGGTGAGGACAGAGTAA